In the genome of Monodelphis domestica isolate mMonDom1 chromosome 2, mMonDom1.pri, whole genome shotgun sequence, one region contains:
- the LOC100023412 gene encoding olfactory receptor 11A1: MEITFTGNQSTITEFILLGFSELPDLHLLFFIFSTIIYITIILGNMLIIVAVVSSSGLHTPMYFFLVNLSFLEILYTSTVVPKMLAGFLRKKEAISLAGCLLQFFIFGSLATSECFLLAIMAYDRYLAICYPLHYTLLMGSKQCVCLVVTAWLTGFVVDGLVVVLMAQLKFCGSNHINHFYCDFMPIVGLACSDPQVAQATTFILSVICLTIPFGLILISYARILMAVLKVPTGASRKKAFSTCSSHLAVVSTFYGTLMVMYIAPSAIHSQLLSKVFALLYTVVTPIFNPVIYTLRNKEVHQALKKLLCNKQQGNSA; this comes from the coding sequence ATGGAAATTACTTTCACTGGGAATCAATCTACCATCACTGAATTTATCCTCCTTGGTTTCTCTGAACTCCCAGACCTGCAcctcctcttcttcattttctccacCATTATTTATATAACCATCATCCTGGGGAACATGTTGATTATAGTGGCAGTGGTCAGCTCCTCAGGGCTTCACACACCCATGTATTTCTTCCTGGTCAATCTCTCATTCCTAGAGATACTCTACACCTCCACAGTAGTGCCCAAAATGCTAGCAGGTTTCTTGAGGAAGAAGGAGGCCATCTCTCTAGCTGGTTGCTTACTCCAATTCTTCATTTTTGGCTCACTGGCCACATCTGAATGCTTCCTTCTGGCTATCATGGCCTATGACCGCTACCTGGCCATTTGCTACCCACTCCATTATACACTCCTGATGGGATCCAAGCAGTGTGTGTGTCTGGTAGTCACAGCATGGTTAACTGGTTTTGTAGTAGATGGTCTAGTTGTGGTTCTGATGGCACAGCTGAAATTCTGTGGCTCCAACCACATTAACCACTTCTATTGTGATTTCATGCCCATAGTGGGACTAGCCTGCTCTGACCCTCAAGTGGCACAAGCAACGACATTCATCCTCTCTGTAATCTGCTTGACTATTCCATTTGGTTTAATCTTGATTTCCTATGCTCGCATTCTTATGGCCGTGCTGAAAGTACCCACGGGGGCCAGCCGAAAGAAGGCCTTCTCTACATGCTCTTCCCACCTGGCTGTGGTGTCCACTTTCTATGGGACACTTATGGTCATGTATATAGCACCCTCTGCTATTCACTCTCAGCTTCTCTCTAAGGTCTTTGCTCTGCTCTACACTGTGGTCACCCCCATCTTTAATCCTGTGATCTACACCCTAAGGAACAAAGAAGTCCATCAAGCTCTCAAGAAGCTGCTTTGCAATAAACAACAAGGCAATTCAGCCTGA